The following proteins are encoded in a genomic region of Montipora foliosa isolate CH-2021 chromosome 8, ASM3666993v2, whole genome shotgun sequence:
- the LOC137968289 gene encoding uncharacterized protein translates to MSHPGYGAIFKRIRQVAGSEALKLARTMEKTTYKLEAHHRHLQFTHKALENHWTPKSLRFKPPGNHPMFKNIMERASKHCMRARISICHNRIRVLKRTLEESKQQLSTLVTNDISSTLLQYLIKRSQSVRNNIEARHENKFTNLRMEAKNDSSNTIDRKNWVINLSHKPLSTAERSLLEKGPKFAPTPRNIPVKDIVSEVEAAISRLPDDSKDAIRTTTASLLHRARIPPHKNITKAEQKALKDLKNDPERVITKADKGNCFVVLDRSDYDTKMEALLSDPDTYQQVYKSPSTKIERELNSKLLALKRENKIDEATYRKLHSTDGSLPAIRGSIKHHKPGCPLRPIVSCIGSALYNTSKFLSDILSPIQNLNGYSVLNSSQFAKQVANIEILDDEVMVSFDVVSLFTAIPVNKACDYIRNKLNCDNTLQTRTNLSTDDIISLLDFTLSNNYFVYNNRTYKQIHGCAMGSPVSPIVANLCMEVIEESAISSATVPPRIWKRYVDDSFVVIKKAAVHSFHDTLNAVDPKITFTIEEENNGQIAFLDTLVSRKNGVAVIDVYRKPTHTDRYLDFSSHHERKHKISTASTLLFRASNLPSTNEGKSRETNYVTDALKANGYPSSVISYISKNRKKPPSPTVPSPEELVAMFFSWVDPQNTPHGFACLPYISGLTEPLMRLLRKHEIRVVTKPLKTLQQEFPSPKTRQPLDQQCNVVYKIPCSDCPWSYIGETGRCFLTRKKEHQRNLKNFAKGSNIASHAWKNDHSIDFNNACVIDKGNYRVRKTLESWHTAKTVNADNNSKPLPRQYSILL, encoded by the coding sequence ATGTCTCATCCTGGTTACGGTGCAATTTTTAAACGTATTCGCCAAGTGGCTGGGTCGGAAGCCCTAAAATTAGCGCGGACTATGGAAAAAACAACTTACAAACTCGAAGCTCACCATCGCCATCTTCAATTTACGCACAAAGCATTGGAAAACCATTGGACTCCGAAGTCTTTGAGATTTAAACCACCTGGCAACCATCCGATGTTCAAAAACATTATGGAACGGGCCAGCAAACATTGTATGCGAGCACGAATCTCTATTTGTCACAACAGAATCCGAGTTTTGAAAAGAACGCTCGAAGAATCCAAACAGCAATTATCGACCTTAGTCACCAATGACATCTCTTCCACGCTTCTACAATATTTGATTAAGAGATCGCAATCAGTCCGCAACAACATTGAAGCGAGACACGAGAACAAGTTTACAAATTTAAGGATGGAAGCAAAAAATGACAGCTCTAATACGATCGACAGAAAGAACTGGGTGATCAATTTATCACACAAACCTCTCTCTACGGCAGAACGTTCTCTACTTGAGAAAGGCCCCAAGTTCGCCCCAACACCACGAAACATCCCTGTTAAAGACATTGTCTCTGAGGTTGAAGCCGCCATTTCCCGCCTCCCCGATGACTCGAAGGACGCCATACGAACCACTACGGCTTCTTTACTCCATAGAGCTCGAATTCCACCACATAAAAATATCACGAAAGCTGAACAAAAAGCTCTAAAGGACTTAAAAAATGATCCTGAACGTGTGATAACAAAAGCTGACAAAGGGAACTGTTTCGTTGTTTTAGACAGATCCGACTATGACACCAAGATGGAAGCTCTACTTAGTGACCCGGACACTTATCAACAAGTCTACAAGTCGCCATCCACCAAAATTGAAAGAGAACTGAACAGCAAGCTCCTCGctctaaaaagagaaaataagattGACGAAGCTACTTATCGCAAACTTCATTCCACAGATGGTTCTCTACCTGCCATTCGTGGCTCTATTAAACACCATAAACCTGGCTGCCCTCTTCGACCAATCGTTTCATGTATCGGCTCCGCCCTTTATAACACATCCAAGTTTCTATCAGATATCCTTTCTCCGATACAGAACCTTAATGGTTATTCTGTCCTCAACTCCTCCCAGTTCGCGAAACAAGTAGCTAACATCGAAATCTTGGACGACGAAGTCATGGTGTCATTTGACGTGGTGTCCCTTTTCACAGCTATCCCAGTGAATAAAGCTTGCGATTATATCCGCAATAAACTGAACTGTGACAACACACTACAGACCAGAACAAACCTCTCTACCGACGACATCATCTCTCTCCTTGACTTCACTCTTTCAAACAACTATTTTGTCTACAATAATCGCACATACAAGCAGATTCATGGTTGTGCCATGGGCAGCCCTGTTAGCCCTATCGTCGCTAACCTCTGTATGGAAGTGATAGAAGAGTCAGCCATCAGCTCCGCCACTGTTCCGCCAAGGATTTGGAAACGATACGTTGACGACAGCTTTGTTGTCATCAAGAAAGCTGCTGTCCATTCCTTCCACGACACTTTAAACGCTGTCGACCCTAAGATCACATTTACCATTGAAGAAGAGAACAATGGACAAATTGCCTTCCTTGACACCTTAGTGTCAAGAAAAAATGGTGTTGCTGTCATTGACGTTTATCGAAAACCAACCCACACTGATAGATATCTAGACTTCTCCTCACATCATGAGAGAAAACACAAAATCAGCACGGCCTCTACTTTGTTATTCCGTGCGTCTAATCTCCCAAGCACTAACGAAGGAAAATCACGCGAGACCAACTATGTCACAGATGCACTAAAAGCCAATGGCTACCCGTCCTCAGTCATCTCttatatttccaaaaatagaaagaagccACCATCACCAACTGTACCATCACCAGAAGAATTGGTAGCAATGTTCTTTAGTTGGGTTGACCCACAGAATACACCCCATGGATTTGCGTGCCTTCCATATATTAGCGGCTTGACAGAGCCCCTCATGAGATTATTACGCAAACATGAAATTCGAGTCGTCACCAAACCACTTAAAACCCTTCAGCAAGAATTCCCATCCCCAAAAACAAGACAGCCCTTGGACCaacaatgcaatgttgtttacaaaattccgtGCTCGGACTGTCCGTGGagttacattggcgaaactggaagatgctttttaacgcggaaaaaagaacatcaaagaaACCTAAAAAATTTCGCGAAAGGGTCAAACATTGCCAGCCATGCATGGAAGAATGaccactctattgactttaataaTGCATGCGTGATTGACAAAGGCAACTACCGTGTTAGAAAAACCTTGGAATCCTGGCATACCGCTAAAACTGTTAACGCGGACAATAATTCTAAACCGTTACCGAGacaatactctattttattgtaa
- the LOC137968291 gene encoding uncharacterized protein, translating to MVSFDVVSLFTAIPVNKACDYIRNKLNCDNTLQTRTNLSTDDIISLLDFTLSNNYFVYNNRTYKQIHGCAMGSPVSPIVANLCMEVIEESAISSATVPPRIWKRYVDDSFVVIKKAAVHSFHDTLNAVDPKITFTIEEENNGQIAFLDTLVSRKNGVAVIDVYRKPTHTDRYLDFSSHHERKHKISTASTLLFRASNLPSTNEGKSRETNYVTDALKANGYPSSVISYISKNRKKPPSPTVPSPEELVAMFFSWVDPQNTPHGFACLPYISGLTEPLMRLLRKHEIRVVTKPLKTLQQEFPSPKQDSPWTNNAMLFTKFRARTVRGVTLAKLEDAF from the coding sequence ATGGTGTCATTTGACGTGGTGTCCCTTTTCACAGCTATCCCAGTGAATAAAGCTTGCGATTATATCCGCAATAAACTGAACTGTGACAACACACTACAGACCAGAACAAACCTCTCTACCGACGACATTATCTCTCTCCTTGACTTCACTCTTTCAAACAACTATTTTGTCTACAATAATCGCACATACAAGCAGATTCATGGTTGTGCCATGGGCAGCCCTGTTAGCCCTATCGTCGCTAACCTCTGTATGGAAGTGATAGAAGAGTCAGCCATCAGCTCCGCCACTGTTCCGCCAAGGATTTGGAAACGATACGTTGACGACAGCTTTGTTGTCATCAAGAAAGCTGCTGTCCATTCCTTCCACGACACTTTAAACGCTGTCGACCCTAAGATCACATTTACCATTGAAGAAGAGAACAATGGACAAATTGCCTTCCTTGACACCTTAGTGTCAAGAAAAAATGGTGTTGCTGTCATTGACGTTTATCGAAAACCAACCCACACTGATAGATATCTAGACTTCTCCTCACATCATGAGAGAAAACACAAAATCAGCACGGCCTCTACTTTGTTATTCCGTGCGTCTAATCTCCCAAGCACTAACGAAGGAAAATCACGCGAGACCAACTATGTCACAGATGCACTAAAAGCCAATGGCTACCCGTCCTCAGTCATCTCttatatttccaaaaatagaaagaagccACCATCACCAACTGTACCATCACCAGAAGAATTGGTAGCAATGTTCTTTAGTTGGGTTGACCCACAGAATACACCCCATGGATTTGCGTGCCTTCCATATATTAGCGGCTTGACAGAGCCCCTCATGAGATTATTACGCAAACATGAAATTCGAGTCGTCACCAAACCACTTAAAACCCTTCAGCAAGAATTCCCATCCCCAAAACAAGACAGCCCTTGGACCaacaatgcaatgttgtttacaaaattccgtGCTCGGACTGTCCGTGGagttacattggcgaaactggaagatgctttttaa
- the LOC137968292 gene encoding uncharacterized protein, which yields MVSFDVVSLFTAIPVNKACDYIRNKLNCDNTLQTRTNLSTDDIISLLDFTLSNNYFVYNNRTYKQIHGCAMGSPVSPIVANLCMEVIEESAISSATVPPRIWKRYVDDSFVVIKKAAVHSFHDTLNAVDPKITFTIEEENNGQIAFLDTLVSRKNGVAVIDVYRKPTTLIDI from the coding sequence ATGGTGTCATTTGACGTGGTGTCCCTTTTCACAGCTATCCCAGTGAATAAAGCTTGCGATTATATCCGCAATAAACTGAACTGTGACAACACACTACAGACCAGAACAAACCTCTCTACCGACGACATCATCTCTCTCCTTGACTTCACTCTTTCAAACAACTATTTTGTCTACAATAATCGCACATACAAGCAGATTCATGGTTGTGCCATGGGCAGCCCTGTTAGCCCTATCGTCGCTAACCTCTGTATGGAAGTGATAGAAGAGTCAGCCATCAGCTCCGCCACTGTTCCGCCAAGGATTTGGAAACGATACGTTGACGACAGCTTTGTTGTCATCAAGAAAGCTGCTGTCCATTCCTTCCACGACACTTTAAACGCTGTCGACCCTAAGATCACATTTACCATTGAAGAAGAGAACAATGGACAAATTGCCTTCCTTGACACCTTAGTGTCAAGAAAAAATGGTGTTGCTGTCATTGACGTTTATCGAAAACCAACCACACTGATAGATATCTAG
- the LOC137968290 gene encoding uncharacterized protein, whose protein sequence is MEALLSDPDTYQQVYKSPSTKIERELNSKLLALKRENKIDEATYRKLHSTDGSLPAIRGSIKHHKPGCPLRPIVSCIGSALYNTSKFLSDILSPIQNVNGYSVLNSSQFAKQVANIEILDDEVMVSFDVVSLFTAIPVNKACDYIRNKLNCDNTLQTRTNLSTDDIISLLDFTLSNNYFVYNNRTYKQIHGCAMGSPVSPIVANLCMEVIEESAISSATVPPRIWKRYVDDSFVVIKKAAVHSFHDTLNAVDPKITFTIEEENNGQIAFLDTLVSRKNGVAVIDVYRKPTHTDRYLDFSSHHERKHKISTASTLLFRASNLPSTNEGKSRETNYVTDALKANGYPSSVISYISKNRKKPPSPTVPSPEELVAMFFSWVDPQNTPHGFACLPYISGLTEPLMRLLRKHEIRVVTKPLKTLQQEFPSPKTRQPLDQQCNVVYKIPCSDCPWSYIGETGRCFLTRKKEHQRNLKNFAKGSNIVSHAWKNDHSIDFNNACVIDKGNYRVRKTLESWHTAKTVNADNNSKPLPRQYSILL, encoded by the coding sequence ATGGAAGCTCTACTTAGTGACCCGGACACTTATCAACAAGTCTACAAGTCGCCATCCACCAAAATTGAAAGAGAACTGAACAGCAAGCTCCTCGctctaaaaagagaaaataagattGACGAAGCTACTTATCGCAAACTTCATTCCACAGATGGTTCTCTACCTGCCATTCGTGGCTCTATTAAACACCATAAACCTGGCTGCCCTCTTCGACCAATCGTTTCATGTATCGGCTCCGCCCTTTATAACACATCCAAGTTTCTATCAGATATCCTTTCTCCGATACAGAACGTTAATGGTTATTCTGTCCTCAACTCCTCCCAGTTCGCGAAACAAGTAGCTAACATCGAAATCTTGGACGACGAAGTCATGGTGTCATTTGACGTGGTGTCCCTTTTCACAGCTATCCCAGTGAATAAAGCTTGCGATTATATCCGCAATAAACTGAACTGTGACAACACACTACAGACCAGAACAAACCTCTCTACCGACGACATCATCTCTCTCCTTGACTTCACTCTTTCAAACAACTATTTTGTCTACAATAATCGCACATACAAGCAGATTCATGGTTGTGCCATGGGCAGCCCTGTTAGCCCTATCGTCGCTAACCTCTGTATGGAAGTGATAGAAGAGTCAGCCATCAGCTCCGCCACTGTTCCGCCAAGGATTTGGAAACGATACGTTGACGACAGCTTTGTTGTCATCAAGAAAGCTGCTGTCCATTCCTTCCACGACACTTTAAACGCTGTCGACCCTAAGATCACATTTACCATTGAAGAAGAGAACAATGGACAAATTGCCTTCCTTGACACCTTAGTGTCAAGAAAAAATGGTGTTGCTGTCATTGACGTTTATCGAAAACCAACCCACACTGATAGATATCTAGACTTCTCCTCACATCATGAGAGAAAACACAAAATCAGCACGGCCTCTACTTTGTTATTCCGTGCGTCTAATCTCCCAAGCACTAACGAAGGAAAATCACGCGAGACCAACTATGTCACAGATGCACTAAAAGCCAATGGCTACCCGTCCTCAGTCATCTCttatatttccaaaaatagaaagaagccACCATCACCAACTGTACCATCACCAGAAGAATTGGTAGCAATGTTCTTTAGTTGGGTTGACCCACAGAATACACCCCATGGATTTGCGTGCCTTCCATATATTAGCGGCTTGACAGAGCCCCTCATGAGATTATTACGCAAACATGAAATTCGAGTCGTCACCAAACCACTTAAAACCCTTCAGCAAGAATTCCCATCCCCAAAAACAAGACAGCCCTTGGACCaacaatgcaatgttgtttacaaaattccgtGCTCGGACTGTCCGTGGagttacattggcgaaactggaagatgctttttaacgcggaaaaaagaacatcaaagaaACCTAAAAAATTTCGCGAAAGGGTCAAACATTGTCAGCCATGCATGGAAGAATGaccactctattgactttaataaTGCATGCGTGATTGACAAAGGCAACTACCGTGTTAGAAAAACCTTGGAATCCTGGCATACCGCTAAAACTGTTAACGCGGACAATAATTCTAAACCGTTACCGAGacaatactctattttattgtaa